ATTCGTCGATCAGGTCGAGCGCGGCCACCTCGGCGGCGAGGGTCGCGCCTCCGATCGCGATCTCACCGTCGCCGGGCTCGGCTCGCAACCGTTCGATCTCCTCCGCGACGCTGCCGGTTGCCAGACGGGAGCTGCCCTGCACCTGAGAGAGCGTCGTGGAGAACACCACCTTCGGGAGCGGATTCCAGAGCGTGGTCCACTCACGCTCCGCGTCGTCGAGGTCGCCCGGATCGACGGTCTCCCAGTACAGCATCGTCTCGTACAGCTTGCGTCCCATCAGGTGGACGCCGACACCCCGTATCTCGTCGAAGGAGAGTCGGAACACCTCCGGGTCCGGGACGCTCCAGTCGAACCCGCCGTCGGGGCCGACGATGTAGCCGTCGAGCGAGGCACTCATCGAATATGTGACGCTGCGCATCGGATGCCCTCCTCAGTCACTGGTTCGACGATACGGCCCCGACTGCCCCTTCCGGAAGGCTCCCGCGATGCCGACCGTCAGTACGAGTGAGCGGTGAGTCTCCCGTCGATGTCTTCGACGGCCTCGAGCCGATACAGCCGGTCGTCGAGTGCTGCGAGAGCGTCGTCGAAGTCTCCGGCGTCGAGCATCGCAGCGCGATCGTCCGGCTCGCGCGGATACGGAGTCCCCATCAGGCTCATCGCGTCGCGCAACAGCACTGCCCACTCTTCACCGACCAGTCCGGGCAGCGCGTCCAGCGCGATCTCAGCCGTGTCGCCACCCCAGTACCGGAAGTAGGAGTCGAATCCGCCCGACGTCACTTCCTGCCTCAGATCGAGGACTGCGTACAGGCGCTGCTGCTCGATCGGAAGGCTGGATCGATCGGCTTCACCGAATTCCACATACGCGTCCCACACGCGACAGATCCTAGACCTCCACCATTGCTCGGTGATCGGGTGCAGCGCTCGCGTCAGTCGAACTCGACGCTGGTCTGGCGCGGGTACTCTCCCCCGGCCAACTTCACGAGGCGCGCGTGCGCGTACTCGCACACGAGCGCGTGCCGATAGACCATCCGTGGCACGTCGACGTTCGAGTCCATCCAGAGGCTCATGCCCGCCAGCTTCCAGTGGCGGAACGTGTCGTCGTCGGTGACGAGGGCGAGGATCTCGAGGAACGAGTCGTCGAACCGGATGGAGTGCACCGCACGTCGGTATTCCTCGACCGTGAGCGCCATCGAGAACGGGATGTTCATGAAGCACAGAGCGGTCTGGATGTCGAGGCGGACGAACCGACGGCGCTGTCGTTCGGCGTCGAGCGGCGGGATGTCGAGCTGCGTGAAGTCGAGCCTCTCGGGCCGCGTCAGCTGTACCGCGTCGAGCGCGATGAGCACGTCGTAGACGTTGACGTCGTGCTCGACGACGGCCTGATCACCGAGCCCCGAGAGCGCCTCGGGGCGCAACGTGACCGGTTCCATGTCGACCGGGGTATTGCGGATGATGAAGTTGACGAGATTCGTCTCGACGACGAAGTGCCGGATGAGCAGCTCGACGGCATCGGGCGACACGAATCGTCGAAGGAACCAGACGCACAGCACGTCCATCGTGTGGAGCGGCATCCACCGGAACGGCAGCACGCGCTTCACGATCGAGATGAGCGCGACCAACACGCGCGACAGGATACGTGCGATCGGGTAGAGCCAACGCCGCGAGAGGCGTCGTTGGTCGTCGATGATCAGTCGCACGAGCGCGCGGTCGAGTGGCACGGATGGATCGGCGTACACCGCCTCCCACATGCTCGGGTCCGAACGGACGAACTCCGCCATGTCAGTGATCCAGCTCTTCGAGTTGCAGCGCGTACAGGCGGGCCACCACCTGCGCGCAGCGCACGATCTCGTCGGCTGCGGCGTCATCGATCATGCCGGAGGTGAGGATCGCCTCGAGGTCGCCGGTGTGCTCGCTGTCGGCCTCCTGGTGGTACTGCATGAAGTGCACCTGGCTGTCGGCGAGTCCGAGCACCTCCTGGAATCTGCCGGCCCATCCCGCGGCGCGCTTCGCGCCGAGCCCTTCGATGATGAACATCGCACCGAGCAGACCCACCGGGTTCGGCTGATCCGCGTAATTGAACATGTACCCCGAGAGCGCTTCGGAACCGATGTTCTTGCGCCCTGCGCGCAGATCGGTGAGCGACCCGCCGATCGCGACGTAGTCGCGTTCGAGCATGAGGTAGTCGCGGTGCTCCTCTTCGGCGTGCTTGATCGCCGCCGCGCGCAGCTCGAAATGGTCGATGTCGAAGTTGGATGCGGCACGGGAGATCCACGGCGAGCCGTCGACGACCTGCTGGCGGAGGTTGAAGAGCAGCCGCCGGTAGTCGTCGATCGTCACCGTGCCGTCGTCGAGCCGGCGGAGCACGGGCACGCGCTCCAGGTACCGCTCGAGCTCGACCCACACGTCGGCGAGCCGGTCGAAGAGGGTTGCGACATCCGCAGGCTGCAGCTCGGCGGACGCGGTCGTCGTGTCGGTCGTCATGTGGTGGCTCCTTGCTGATCGGGTGGGGCGACAACGGTGAGGTGGGCGAAGGCGAACGAGAATCGACCCGACTCGGGCACCGCCAGCAGGATCGTCTCGCCGGGGCTGAACCGACCGGTGCGCCAAGCCTCTTCGAGTGCGATGAAGATGCTCGCCGAACCGGTGTTGCCGCGGGTCTCGAGGTTCGAGTACCACTTGTCGGTGTCGAGTGAGGGGATGCGCCGGCGCAGCCCGTCGAACGCGGCATCGCGGAACGCGTTGGTGCTGTAATGGCAGACGACGTGGTCGAGGTGATGGACGTCGACGAGGCCGATGTCGACGAGTTCCTCGAACTGGCGGATGCCGGCCTCGGCGAGGTCGTCGAGCACGGTGACGTCTTGACGCAGCACGAACATGCCGCTCGCCTCGGCCTGGGCGACGCCGACATCCTGCCAGGTATTGCCGACAACGGGCTCGATGCCGTCCATGCCCGCCCGCATGCATACGTCGTGCTCATGAGCGAGCGAGACCTGACGCACCCAGTCGACCCGCAGCGACGGCTTGCTCGGGTGCGGCTGGAACTCGACGACGACGGCACCGGCGCCGTCGGAGAGCATCCAGCGCAGGAAATGGGAGTCCATGCCGGCACGGATGTCGTCGAAGCGGCGCTGCCGCAGGCTGCGGCTGGACAGCTCCGACCCGACGACCGCGACGACCGGGTGGTCGCCGAGCCTGACCTTGCTCACGGCCGCGTCGAGCGCGGCGAGCCCCGAGGCGCAGACACCCGATGCCGACAGCAGTTGCATCGGACCGCCGCCGAGTCGACCGTGCACCATCGACGCGAAGCCCGGCACGAGCA
The DNA window shown above is from Agromyces cerinus and carries:
- a CDS encoding dihydrofolate reductase family protein codes for the protein MRSVTYSMSASLDGYIVGPDGGFDWSVPDPEVFRLSFDEIRGVGVHLMGRKLYETMLYWETVDPGDLDDAEREWTTLWNPLPKVVFSTTLSQVQGSSRLATGSVAEEIERLRAEPGDGEIAIGGATLAAEVAALDLIDEYRVRVYPVLVGGGIPFFAQQERHVDLELLESRAFDSGVVYLRHRVVH
- a CDS encoding DMP19 family protein, with protein sequence MWDAYVEFGEADRSSLPIEQQRLYAVLDLRQEVTSGGFDSYFRYWGGDTAEIALDALPGLVGEEWAVLLRDAMSLMGTPYPREPDDRAAMLDAGDFDDALAALDDRLYRLEAVEDIDGRLTAHSY
- a CDS encoding DUF6999 family protein gives rise to the protein MAEFVRSDPSMWEAVYADPSVPLDRALVRLIIDDQRRLSRRWLYPIARILSRVLVALISIVKRVLPFRWMPLHTMDVLCVWFLRRFVSPDAVELLIRHFVVETNLVNFIIRNTPVDMEPVTLRPEALSGLGDQAVVEHDVNVYDVLIALDAVQLTRPERLDFTQLDIPPLDAERQRRRFVRLDIQTALCFMNIPFSMALTVEEYRRAVHSIRFDDSFLEILALVTDDDTFRHWKLAGMSLWMDSNVDVPRMVYRHALVCEYAHARLVKLAGGEYPRQTSVEFD
- a CDS encoding iron-containing redox enzyme family protein, coding for MTTDTTTASAELQPADVATLFDRLADVWVELERYLERVPVLRRLDDGTVTIDDYRRLLFNLRQQVVDGSPWISRAASNFDIDHFELRAAAIKHAEEEHRDYLMLERDYVAIGGSLTDLRAGRKNIGSEALSGYMFNYADQPNPVGLLGAMFIIEGLGAKRAAGWAGRFQEVLGLADSQVHFMQYHQEADSEHTGDLEAILTSGMIDDAAADEIVRCAQVVARLYALQLEELDH
- a CDS encoding 3-oxoacyl-[acyl-carrier-protein] synthase III C-terminal domain-containing protein; amino-acid sequence: MGSTATAYLTGFGRYLPGDPVDNDGIAARLGGDDAVTERIRRRILDANGIRQRHYALDEHGEPTELNEELAVKALRAAFDDRGIDASDVRMLACATTMGDVLVPGFASMVHGRLGGGPMQLLSASGVCASGLAALDAAVSKVRLGDHPVVAVVGSELSSRSLRQRRFDDIRAGMDSHFLRWMLSDGAGAVVVEFQPHPSKPSLRVDWVRQVSLAHEHDVCMRAGMDGIEPVVGNTWQDVGVAQAEASGMFVLRQDVTVLDDLAEAGIRQFEELVDIGLVDVHHLDHVVCHYSTNAFRDAAFDGLRRRIPSLDTDKWYSNLETRGNTGSASIFIALEEAWRTGRFSPGETILLAVPESGRFSFAFAHLTVVAPPDQQGATT